A region of the Lycium barbarum isolate Lr01 chromosome 1, ASM1917538v2, whole genome shotgun sequence genome:
GCTTGGTAACAATGATAATTCGTTTGGTGATGACTTTGAAAAAGAATTAGGGTTTTTACTTAGGGAACAGAGGAAACAAGAAGCTGATGATCATGAAAAAGAGCTAAATTTGTATAGAAGTGGTTCAGCTCCACCTACTGTTGAAGGTTCTTTAAGTGCAGTAGGTGGATTATTTAACAACAATGGGTTTATGTCTGAAGAGGAACTTAGGTCTGATCCTGCTTATTTATCGTACTATTACTCGAACGTAAATCTTAACCCTAGGTTGCCTCCACCATTGATGTCTAAGGAGGATTGGAGGTTTGCACAAAGGATGCAAGGAGGAGGGAGTTCCGCGATCGGGGATAGGAGGAAAGTGAACAAGAATGATAATGGGAGTAGTAGTGGTAGGTCACTTTTTGCTAATCCTCCAGGGTTTAACTCGAAGAAACCCGAGACTGAGAATGAGTCGGGTTCAGTAGAGTGGGGTGGTGATGGGCTGATTGGGTTGCCAGGACTAGGACTAGGTAGTAAACAGAAGAGCATTGCTGAAATTTTTCAGGTGCACACATGAAACTTTTGTTAGTTTCAATTtgaactactttgactaatggaTGTTCCTTCCatattgaggtatcaactgcTTTAAATATTAGGCATTTTTCTCTATGAGAATCAATCTTGGTAATTTTACTGGccataaaggaaaaaaaaactgtCTACCAAGTTTTCTGGAGGTATTTATGCATGATTTGAGATTCCTAAATTTGTAAAGTGTTTTTTCGTCGGGTAGCATGTCACAGAGTGGTGGTTGATGCTATAAACTAGTTCTCTTGAAATTCTAGTAGACTTAGTATACTGTTCTATGGCTGTATGAGTTCATGAAAGCATTCCTACCTTGAgatattttacatatatttgtGCATTAGAAATCATACTTATCATTTCTGTCTCTGTAAAACCATTTATTCATGACATAGTTTGATAGATCCATAACTCCATTTACTCAATCATTTAGTAGAGATGATGAAATATTGGGCATTATGTGCTCAAGGCAATTCTTCTATTGATAGCtctgtttttttttccttctagcGACCACATATAATTGCAAAAATGAGTATAGCATGTTCCATAGATGATAGCAGTTTTTCCACTGGCATGATAAACACAAAATAGTGTAACAACCAATGTTAACTCGAAAACCATGGCTGCATTCGTTGCTTAGTGGGTATGAACATGCTAAGCTTTTATTATTTGTTTGTTTCATCGGTGTACCAGTAGTATATTGTATCGCTCTTAAAAATGTCCAAGGAATAAGTGGAATGATTAGTTGATGTTTCTTTTGATTAAGATCTGGTCCAATCATGCTGGTTTCACTTTACTCCATCTGCTTGGATTGATTTATAACCCACTATTTAAGACCTCTCTGCTTTCCCAAAATCGAGTCCCAAGAAACACATAAGCAGCTGTGTGGTAATTATTTCTAACCTTACTGGCTGAACAGCGGAAATGTTCTGTGCTCTTTCTGCAATTACATGTGGCCATCTTATGTCCTCCCTATTTTTGCATCTTATTTTGTGCTTGGTGACATGTGTGATCTCTGTTTCCTCTCCTTCTGGGATTTATTTTCCTGTGTATATAGCTGGAGTTTGCGTACTGTATTAAGGGAAGTCCTGTTAATTGGCATTGAATCTAGGAAAGTATACCTTTTAGAATGAAATGAAGAAATTTCAACTGTTTGCTGCTTGTCATGTGATTTGTCGTAAAATGCCATTCTTATGCTGATATAGATGTTTCTTGTTAACTTTTTTTCCGTTTTGAAACTTTGAGATTCTATCAATGTAATAAATCGTTAATGATGCTTGTTATGTGGCATAACCTTCTGGCTTTAAGGTGAAAAACACCTTTAGGTTTCTCCAATAGAAAGTGTTACAGTTTTGtcttgaagtttttttttttgttttgaaatgaCCATTCTGATGGGTTATAAATCATGTAACTTCCAGGATGACTTTGGCCGTGTGTCTCCTGCTCCTGGTCCCCCTTCACGACCAGCTAGCCGTAATGCTTTTGATGAAAGTAGTGATAACCTAGGTTCAGCAGAAGCTGAGCTGTCTCATCTCCGCCATGAGTTTTCAAATTCAGATCCTTTAAGGCCATCATCTAATGGACAAGGCTCATCTGCTGCTCAACATGTTGGGGCGCCGCCTACTTCCTTTTCATATGCTGCTGCTTTGGGGGCTTCCTTATCAAGAACCACTACTCCTGATCCCCAGCACATTGCTAGGGCTCCTAGCCCTTCCCTCACTCCTATCGgtggaggaagagtagccacttcTGAGAAGAGGAGTCTTAATAGTCCAAATTCATTTAATGGCGTCTCTCACACCGCCGAGTCTGCGGATCTGCTTGCTGCTTTGTCaagcatgaatctttcaaatggTATGTTAGACATAGATCGTTTTCAGATTGAACACGATGCATTTTTACAAATAATATTCTTACAATTTTACAGGTAGTCAGAATAACGCTAAGCAGCAGCATGCATATATGAAGAGATCAGAATCTGCACAGTTTAGTATGTCTTCTAAATCTCACTCTGCAAAAGGACCATATACCGATACTGGTGCTGGCAACCTCCAAGATGATCTGCACAAATCGGCGGTTGCCTCTAATAATTCCTACGCCAAAGGATCTCAAACATCCACCATGAATGGTGGAGGTGGTGTACTTTCTCAATATCCACATGTGGATAGTCCTTCCAATTATGGCCACCTTGGCAACTATAATCTGCCTCCTTTGTTTGAAAATGCTGCTGCTGCGTCTGCGATGGCCCTACCTGGATTGGACTCTCGAATGCTAGGGCCATCTCACTTGAGCTCTGGGGTCTCAGAGCAGAATCTCAGCAGAATGGGAAATCAAATGGCTGGGAATGCTTTACAGGCATCCTTCATGGATCCTATGTATCTTCAGTACTTGACAGCTGAATATGTTGCACAAGTTGCCGCACTTAATGATCCTTCCATGGATAGGAACTACATGGGTAATTCCTATGTTGACTTGCTTCAGAAAGCTTATCTTGGTAATGCACTATCTCCGAAGTCACAATATGGTGTTCCACTCAACAGTAAAACTAGTGGTTCAAGTCATCATGGCTATTACGGTAATCCTGCATATGGAGTCGGTTTATCATATCCTGGAAGTCCCTTGGCAAGTCCTGTCGTTCCTAACTCTCCATTCGGTCCTGGTAGTCCAATGAGGCACAGTGATTATAATATGAGGTCCCCTGGTGCAATGAGAAACATGACTTCAGGTGTAATGGGATCATGGCACTTGGATAACATGGAAAACAGCTTTGCTTCCTCTCTGTTGGAAGAGTTCAAGAGTAATAAGGCCAGGTGCTTTGAGCTTTCAGAAATTGCTGGTCACGTTGTCGAGTTCAGGTAGTTAATGCATTGTGCTGTGTGATTCTTTTTTTCCCCTTAAAAGAAGAATTATTCCTATTTATTAATAAGTTAACCAGAATTGATTCTAAATTCTCTATATCATC
Encoded here:
- the LOC132605751 gene encoding pumilio homolog 2-like; translated protein: MLSEFGPRPMLGNNDNSFGDDFEKELGFLLREQRKQEADDHEKELNLYRSGSAPPTVEGSLSAVGGLFNNNGFMSEEELRSDPAYLSYYYSNVNLNPRLPPPLMSKEDWRFAQRMQGGGSSAIGDRRKVNKNDNGSSSGRSLFANPPGFNSKKPETENESGSVEWGGDGLIGLPGLGLGSKQKSIAEIFQDDFGRVSPAPGPPSRPASRNAFDESSDNLGSAEAELSHLRHEFSNSDPLRPSSNGQGSSAAQHVGAPPTSFSYAAALGASLSRTTTPDPQHIARAPSPSLTPIGGGRVATSEKRSLNSPNSFNGVSHTAESADLLAALSSMNLSNGSQNNAKQQHAYMKRSESAQFSMSSKSHSAKGPYTDTGAGNLQDDLHKSAVASNNSYAKGSQTSTMNGGGGVLSQYPHVDSPSNYGHLGNYNLPPLFENAAAASAMALPGLDSRMLGPSHLSSGVSEQNLSRMGNQMAGNALQASFMDPMYLQYLTAEYVAQVAALNDPSMDRNYMGNSYVDLLQKAYLGNALSPKSQYGVPLNSKTSGSSHHGYYGNPAYGVGLSYPGSPLASPVVPNSPFGPGSPMRHSDYNMRSPGAMRNMTSGVMGSWHLDNMENSFASSLLEEFKSNKARCFELSEIAGHVVEFSADQYGSRFIQQKLETASPEEKNMVFQEIIPQALTLMTDVFGNYVIQKFFEHGMASQRRELAGKLLSHVLTLSLQMYGCRVIQKAIEVVDVDQKIKMVEELDGHVMRCVRDQNGNHVVQKCIECVPEEHIQFIVTTFFGQVVNLSTHPYGCRVIQRVLEHCSDPVTQSKVMVEILGSVSMLAQDQYGNYVIQHVLEHGKPHERSTIIKELAGKIVQMSQQKFASNVVEKCLAFGGASERQLLVDEMLGTTDENEPLQAMMKDQFANYVVQKVLETCSDQQRELILSRIKVHLNALKKYTYGKHIVARVEKLVAAGERRSAAQSPNLA